A window of Panicum virgatum strain AP13 chromosome 8K, P.virgatum_v5, whole genome shotgun sequence contains these coding sequences:
- the LOC120644110 gene encoding copper transport protein ATX1 — MAQTVVLRVGMSCEGCVGAVKRVLGKMEGVESYDVDIKEQKVTVKGNVTPDAVLQTVSKTGKKTSFWDAEPATNQSTAPADATA; from the exons ATGGCCCAG ACTGTTGTACTCAGGGTTGGCATGTCCTGTGAAGGCTGTGTTGGAGCTGTTAAGCGAGTTCTGGGCAAAATGGAAG GTGTTGAATCTTACGATGTAGACATCAAGGAGCAGAAGGTCACGGTGAAGGGTAACGTAACACCTGATGCAGTACTGCAGACTGTTTCCAAGACAGGCAAAAAGACTTCATTCTGGGATGCTGAGCCTGCAACCAACCAATCCACAGCACCTGCTGATGCTACTGCTTGA